A stretch of DNA from Nilaparvata lugens isolate BPH unplaced genomic scaffold, ASM1435652v1 scaffold6507, whole genome shotgun sequence:
ACtttaaagttgaaattttagaaattcCTACTAAGTAATGAACCTAACTCAGTGAAGTCACTCTATGACATGAGTATTAAAGTAAATATCCCCATTGGAGAGGACccagcagcccaccagaaaaaGGCATAGGACACACGAGGTGAATTCATGCCACATCttcaaatttgtgaaaaatcaaagcacgtgaattacagaaaaataatttttagaggGCCTTCAGTGCAACGAATTGATAGAAATTTCATGAAGCTAGCTTGTCGAAGGTTACTtgaaaatcaagcttgatttaaaCTTAGTTGTGCAAGTAGTTATAAATAAGGGAGAAGTCTTATTAAGAACATTTATAAgaattaaatattcaattatatatcACTATTTAAAGTATTAGATATGTTCAGTTGATGTATTTAAATATCagtatatttataataagaatTACAAGAAGCTCAAAGTTCCTAAgataaattattctatctaaATTCCACTGATGGCAGAACTCATACCCTGAGAATCAGTATTTAAAATCTTTGATAATTGTTGGAATactgaattataaaattcttattcgATAAGCAGAAGCAAGTCAAATGATTGAGCTATACAATCTATAATATATGCTgataaagaaattatgaaaattatttgttgatGCTATTGAGCAGAGTAAGAATTTGAATTGAgccatctgtgatatttttcttacATATTTCCTcatattgtttttgtatttgaTCATAATCTATTCTCACTTGTTGATTTCattgtaattatatatttaattgGTTGAATGGTGTATTTTCAatcctgtcttcatgcatgaccaatcttgtactagtattttttataattattgaaaaatttataaaattatcaatcaactatatttttttactgaatgagttggataaatcagcgatatacagtattgatcattaaatcttcagaaataatatgttctcaagatttatttaaatggtTCAACCTAATCACTGAAATCTAATTGACTGAAATACAGGGTCATAGAATTAAGTCAAAGCAGTACTTCAAGTCCTAGAAAGTATAAGGAATCCTAATTGAATTACCATCATGGATCACACTCGGTATTATCTTACACTGCCAACTCCTTTTTCAGATGGTAGTGAGTTGGATTGATGTCAGCACCATATTATCTTGTTCATTATTTGAAACCCCTATATTTATCTACTTCCTCAACATCTATAATTGTGGAGTCAGTCAATGCAGCAGTAGAGATTGCCAATTGATAAAGCAGCAGCAGTTTGCAGCGATTGATGGCAGAATTTGGTATAATCTccttgaagagctggtaagaaccatatggtatttttatttcagcaggcgcataaatatcaaaaatcttcaaatctCATTTGCTCTACCAATTACTGCCAGCTGGGCACTTGTAACCCCAAAAGGACGTTACAACGTTATTGGAACAAACTGAATGACTGATAGCTTGAATGAGAAGCAAATgtccaataaaataaaatattgattcacAAATCTGGCTGGAGGACCAAATGTTTGGGAGATTGAGGATGGGAAAGGAAATAAGAAGAGTAATAGAATAAGACTGTTTAAAGATGGAGGACTAGGGGAAGGGGTGAGGATACCAAAGAATGCAATGCgaggataaataataatgaaatttataaattaatctgAATACCTTGAAATTGTTCCTTTTCGCTATATGTAGTTGAAGCATTAACTCATTGGTGTGGCCACACATGGCATCGATGATGAATGTCTTGTAGCACTCTTAGGTATTTCACTATTTGAGGTAAAAGGTCGGAAATGAGgtggaacaataattattgcagtAAGGAGTTGAGGTATAAGTTATGGTTTGTCACTGCCGGTAATaataacatattataagaaaaatatgaattaaatgAGGTTTTCCACAATACTGGTAATAATAAGAAGAGAATATTATGTAGCAGTTTTGACAAGAGTGGTTTATAatgaaagagaaatagaagttTCTCCTAGCAATCACTTCATACAAATGGGAAACTGGGGTGAGGCTTCCACTGAGCGCATGTGCTAGTTTACAAAGAAAGGGTTACTGCACAACCACAAGTTAAATTACATTATATGAATTGACCAAGGACTCTCAagctacaataaataataataatggccTATACAAATTCTCCAGCATCCAGAGATTTTTTCTAGATGGATGAGGCAAGCGAAGCGAACCTGCTTGCCAGTAATGGGAGACATGACAGTTTAGCGAATCATAGCATCATTGAGTTGAATCATAGAATcatcaaagacaaaaacattttcttattattatggtTGAATTTAAGTTTGTTGATAACTAGAGAGAGAACTTTTTTCCCGTTACCTTTGTGGTGCATAAGTAAAATTTTGAAGGTCTGTCATaagcgagaaaccaaaaatggGTTATATCTTCACCTTCTGTTACAGTTCTGATACAGAAATGAGGCAATGCGTTTTCATAAGGTATATCCTTCATTAAATTACATCTGAAAAAAGATAGATGGTAACAATTATTAATCTTTCATAATGATTCAAACCTAAATTTagagatgaataaattaatgaatgaacaaTGAAATGGATTAAGGGCTGGTGCAATGCTAGCTTGCTGTATCTGGATGTACTCCTAGATTAGATACGAAACCTCAAAGTATCTTATAGTGATCATTTACAAATAAGAAGTCGAAACATGATTCATTTTCTTGGTTTCAGTATAGAAATGCCTTACCTACTTATTTTGTGTCAGAATCCAGCATGCTAACTCAACTTAACTACTCTACTCTACACTCACTCTGTCACACTCACTCTGTCCATCCTACAAATTGTGCTACCACAAATCGGTTTTCTCTCCCCATGctaaaagaataatattaaatctCTCGGACTTCAGTCTTAAGGAAGAGATTGAGACATCTTTCACGACTGTTACCCGAGAATGATCACAGAATGACTTTTTGTACATTTGTGCCTTTCACGATATTGAGAACCTTCTACAATAGAGaacgatttgatttttgatgcAATGAATGACCGcttaaattgatgaatgaattaattgaaaaattgagaattCCATTTGAAATTACTTTACAGTTCCATGAACCTCTTCATTTCTTGACTGATCTCCAATTAGTGTGATCTCAACAACATATCCATGTTGTACATGATTTGGTTGTTCAATATAAGTTGTTCTTGCACATACTCCATTCACATGTCTGAAAAGtaatatcaaattattcaaatacaaatttaCTTACTGTAGGTAAAGCCAAAAAATGGAATATAcataacaattttttaaatattcgaCACTATAGTAagtaataatggcagtggaggaagataggagagaaACGTTGacgatcctctgttttgtcaatgccttctatagacggtagctgatacaggttcattgatgttatattaattgttcattttcgttcgaaataatcaatcacattattattaagcaagaaattatattttccataaTGTAtctccataattaagatgaaatattttgttagttaattattaattctacactgttgaaagacgatctggcaacagagcaaagcgagaaagagatagcgctatccatttagttgaatgatagacaaggatagcaataccattgacaatcaaacactgccattataacgtggacctcacgttATAGCCTTGCTTCCTTACCCATCTGAACCCCTGGCTGGATCATTCAAAaaaagatcagcaggctcgcttcgctcacccgCATTTTAGATTCCACCTAGTTTCCTTGAGCTAAAAAATCAAAAGAGACTTGcaggctcgattcaatcaccacttttatttgaattactagctgtaccctgccacgcttcgcagtggcacattgtgattgaatgtttatttttttttctgtggcccccactatatataaaatatgtgttgggaaaccacaaatattatgcttgttaaataaattatgaacatctGTGTTATGTGAGCTGTTAAATCTGGTTTATTGTGCAATTAcaaaactaaaaggaaaaataatgtttatgtgagaaatataatgaaaaaaagcaaaatttttagaaaaaagaaattgaaatgagtaaatgaatacctatatataaaatagaaaattattgatggaaaataattagattctaaaagaaaaaaatatttgagaatagtctcttaaaaaggattgataaaaaaatgaattaataatattcataatatctagtttgtaataaggtcttcactataatttattctattttcaattatccaagtttttgtttttgctttaaatatATTAACCAGTACCATTTCCTTGATGTCCATTGGCAGCCTGTTGTAAATCTTCGGTCCTAAGTATGTGACTGTTCTCTGGGCGGCAGTTGTTGTCATCCTGGGGACTGCTAGATCAATATTTCTTCTTCGCGTGCTGTGGGTGTGGTCCATGTTGAGAAAGAACTGCGGGTTTTTCCTGATGAATGTGAGTAATTTGTGAATGTAAATTTGTCGGATGCTCAGTAGTTGGAGCTCTTCATATAGAGAATCTGAAGGGTAGAGTGGATGTTTCTGTCCCATTATTCTGAGGATGAGTTTCTGGACTTTAAAAACAGGATTGATATGGCAGAAATACGTAGCTCCCCATGCCAGGATTCCATATCTTGCTATTGACTCTACCAATGCGTGATATACAATTTTTAACGTATCCAGTGTGAGTATCTGTCGGAGTTGAATGAAACTGTAAACCAGTTTCCTGAGTTTTGTTGTTTGCTGTATGATGTGTTTGTCCCACCAAAGTAAGTCAtctattataactcctaaatattttatattatctgttCGTTCTACTGATGGACAATTGCAGTCTATGCGATTTATTTTGCAGTGATGTAACTTGATTGTATTTCGTACAGGTTTTTTGGAGTCCGTCAGTGAAAATGCTAgaaatttagtttttgatgaatTGAGAGTCAGGATATTACTGTGGAGCCAAAGTGTAATTTTTTCCATGCCTAATTCAGCGGTTATGAAAGTCTCGTTCCAGTTGTTGCCTTGAAATATCACAGCTGTGTCGTCGGCAAAGACAATAATCTTGCCACCAATGTCGAGTGAGCACAACTCATTGGCAAAGATGAGGTACAGTATCGgaccaagaactgttccttgtggcaTGCCGAATTTTACAGGAAGGCCTTCTTCTGCACTCAGATTTTTCCCTATTCTCACTCTCTGTTTGCGAATggttgagaaatgagaaaaaacaaagaatacatttcatataagtttaattttgcaatacttgtttatatacaatattttttgtttttccactGTCTGCGTAAATATAAAGACTATCTGGTTTGCCGACTCGGGAACACGCAACATACAGTTGTCTATGTGAAAAGCAATCCACATCTAAATCTAGACCACACAATTCTAAAGATTGACCTTGAGCTTTGTTGATTGTGATTGCAAATGCCAATCGAATTGGGAATTGCAATCTTTTGAATTGAAATGGTGTATCTGTCGGGATCGTGGGTATTCGAGGAATGAGGACATCTTCACCTTTGAAAGGCCCTGTTAAAATCGTTGCTTCCActacattattcattaatcTCTTAACTGCAAGTCGCGTGCCGTTGCAGAGTTTTGGCTGATTAATATTCCGCAAGAGGATAATTGGCACACctactttcaatttcaatatgtgTGGTGGTATCCCTGGCAGATCAAGTGAGTTTAGAAATTCTGTTGGATAATTAACTACTTCATCAGCTTCCACAACAGTGTCTATCGACTTATATGTAGTTTCATCACTTTGAATACTGGATTGTATAACATTATTAAGTTGATAGACATCTTTATTCTTTGCGGCAAGGATAGCTCGTTCACTGAGCCAATCATGATTTCTATGATTTATCTGAATGTCAGGAAATACTTTTTCGATCAgttcttcttttgatgtaactaaattacaaaaattatcgGGAAGTGATATTTGTCTAGACGTCTCATCGACTGGCAGCTGACCGTTTCCAATTTCCAGTAACTGTCGTGAGAATACCTCAGCTGATGGATCATTCTGCAACTGGACACGCATATTCGTAGTCAACTCCAATGTACCGGTATCGATCCATTCACTGATTGaaattactacaatattaacacaagtaacacgattatttgcactgaaacacgaatttattatgaaaaaaaagcaTCGGTATGCTTTCTTTGTTCTAAATTGCAAaagtaattgaaatccaataattgtaccggaaaacatacggtaatcaagagtgtagtttaccggtactctatatctcacgaacctgttgaagctgcgttttgaaacatgcgcgctatctagcggtcagattttgcactttgattgcagcagcgctcagctcaaatctggccaaaaatggccaaagtttcaccccctcccccgggccaccctgcgagccggtcaatttttttttttttaatcgacttattttcgcgagctgaccccgaatgtgaagtcaaaaatcggaaaaatccataaa
This window harbors:
- the LOC120356336 gene encoding ATP-dependent DNA helicase pif1-like, translated to MFSGTIIGFQLLLQFRTKKAYRCFFFIINSCFSANNRVTCVNIVVISISEWIDTGTLELTTNMRVQLQNDPSAEVFSRQLLEIGNGQLPVDETSRQISLPDNFCNLVTSKEELIEKVFPDIQINHRNHDWLSERAILAAKNKDVYQLNNVIQSSIQSDETTYKSIDTVVEADEVVNYPTEFLNSLDLPGIPPHILKLKVGVPIILLRNINQPKLCNGTRLAVKRLMNNVVEATILTGPFKGEDVLIPRIPTIPTDTPFQFKRLQFPIRLAFAITINKAQGQSLELCGLDLDVDCFSHRQLYVACSRVGKPDSLYIYADSGKTKNIVYKQVLQN